One stretch of Ornithinimicrobium ciconiae DNA includes these proteins:
- the relB gene encoding type II toxin-antitoxin system RelB family antitoxin produces MATKQLNTSVDSSLYERLDRLATRTGRSRSHYAAEFIERGLNDLEDHYLLKDSLQEFYATDEESIAHEDVDWDALGR; encoded by the coding sequence ATGGCGACGAAGCAGCTCAACACCAGTGTTGACTCATCGCTCTACGAGCGACTCGACCGCCTGGCGACCCGAACCGGTCGGTCTCGGTCCCATTACGCGGCCGAGTTCATCGAGCGCGGGCTGAACGACCTGGAGGACCACTACCTGCTCAAGGACTCCCTGCAGGAGTTCTACGCCACCGACGAGGAGTCGATCGCGCACGAGGATGTGGACTGGGACGCTCTCGGTCGATGA
- a CDS encoding type II toxin-antitoxin system RelE family toxin, which produces MSYQVGYTPKALKEIGRLDRAQVKRIRRFFEETLDLENPRSRGKPLNGPAEWRYRIGDYRLLCLIEDHVLIVLVVRVAHRREVYR; this is translated from the coding sequence ATGAGCTACCAGGTCGGCTACACACCGAAGGCGCTCAAGGAGATCGGAAGGCTCGACCGGGCGCAGGTGAAGCGGATCCGGCGGTTCTTCGAGGAGACCCTCGACCTGGAGAACCCCCGATCTCGCGGCAAACCTCTCAATGGCCCGGCCGAGTGGCGATACCGGATCGGAGACTATCGGCTCCTGTGCCTCATCGAGGACCACGTTCTCATCGTCCTCGTGGTGAGGGTGGCGCACCGGCGCGAGGTGTATCGCTGA
- a CDS encoding MGH1-like glycoside hydrolase domain-containing protein, with protein MNAEQQRIDESDDPRAPWRQWGPYVSARQWGTVREDYSADGNAWDHFPFAHAHQRAYRWGEDGLAGLCDIDGFLNLGLALWNGRDDRLKERLFGLTNPQGNHGEDAKEYWWALDGTPTHSYAQWLYRYPQAAFPYQELIDGNAARGYDDDEFELSDAGVLQEDRFFDVVVTHAKASPTDIVMEVTATNHGPDPAPLHLVPQLWFRNTWSWGLDDRRPEIVLDSQGEYAEGQVTLLARHHELGQVRLSAEGGPRVLFCDNETNHAALYGEDAVPAGHTAYPKDVVERAIVHGEDAGNPEQTGTKAALWWQFDQVGPGQSVTVRLRLTAQPEQEVQPNDEVLATRRDEADEFYAGVLPEGTSDDDRHIARRAFAGLQWGKQLYLYDVPRWLAGDPGQPPPPPQRADRHTGRNVHWQHVNLAEVISMPDEWEYPWFATWDLAFHTVPLAHVDPAFAKFQLLLMCREWAMHPNGQLPAYEWNFSDVNPPVHPWAAWQVYSIDGNQDRDFLQRIVLKMLLNFPWWVNRKDADGSNVFEGGFLGMDNVGLFDRSDELPGGGRLEQADATAWMGMFCLRMLRMAVELAREDPAWDEVATKFLVHFLAIAETMEDIGADHTSLWDPEMRFFQDVLVESDGTAHRMPVRSMVGLLPLTGVSILPNWVAQELPDLTDFLRGWTERRPELQDALLHTNFHGYSVRTLSMLSQEQLGSLVGYLLDEGEFLAPHGIRSLSAAHREGLTVRIGNDELGLRYEPAESRSGMFGGNSNWRGPIWFPVNAMLTDAVRIYGRGAGIDMRVEFPTGSDNRLSLTDVATEIEQRLVSLFRPGPDGRRPSTPIHHPSGPLWDVHPTFSEYFNGDNGTGLGASHQTGWTAMVAHYICAPDGITNR; from the coding sequence GTGAACGCCGAGCAGCAACGCATCGACGAGTCCGACGACCCGCGCGCGCCCTGGCGCCAGTGGGGTCCCTACGTCTCCGCCCGGCAGTGGGGCACGGTCCGCGAGGACTACTCCGCCGACGGCAACGCCTGGGACCACTTCCCGTTCGCCCACGCGCACCAGCGGGCCTATCGCTGGGGTGAGGACGGCCTGGCCGGCCTCTGCGACATCGACGGCTTCCTCAACCTGGGGCTGGCGCTGTGGAACGGGCGCGACGACCGGCTCAAGGAGCGGCTGTTCGGGCTGACCAACCCGCAGGGCAACCACGGCGAGGACGCCAAGGAGTACTGGTGGGCCCTCGACGGCACGCCGACCCACAGCTATGCCCAGTGGCTCTACCGCTACCCCCAGGCCGCCTTCCCCTACCAGGAGCTGATCGACGGCAATGCCGCCCGAGGCTATGACGACGACGAGTTCGAGCTGTCCGACGCCGGTGTGCTGCAGGAGGATCGGTTCTTCGACGTCGTCGTGACCCACGCCAAGGCCTCACCCACGGACATCGTCATGGAGGTCACCGCGACCAATCACGGGCCGGACCCCGCGCCGCTGCACCTCGTGCCGCAGTTGTGGTTCCGCAACACCTGGTCGTGGGGCCTCGACGACCGGCGTCCTGAGATCGTCCTGGACAGCCAGGGGGAGTATGCCGAGGGGCAGGTGACCCTGCTGGCTCGCCACCACGAGCTGGGCCAGGTCCGGTTGTCAGCGGAGGGCGGACCCCGGGTTCTGTTCTGCGACAACGAGACCAACCACGCGGCGCTCTACGGTGAGGACGCCGTCCCGGCCGGGCACACGGCATACCCGAAGGATGTCGTCGAGCGGGCGATCGTCCACGGCGAGGACGCCGGCAATCCGGAGCAGACCGGCACCAAGGCGGCTCTCTGGTGGCAGTTCGACCAGGTCGGCCCGGGGCAGAGCGTGACCGTGCGCCTGCGGCTCACCGCCCAGCCGGAGCAGGAGGTCCAGCCCAACGACGAGGTCCTTGCGACGCGTCGCGACGAGGCCGACGAGTTCTATGCCGGGGTGCTCCCCGAGGGCACCAGTGACGACGACCGGCACATCGCGCGCCGCGCCTTCGCCGGTCTCCAGTGGGGCAAGCAGCTCTATCTGTATGACGTGCCCCGGTGGCTCGCCGGCGACCCGGGCCAGCCGCCGCCACCTCCGCAGCGAGCGGACCGGCATACCGGCCGCAATGTGCACTGGCAGCACGTCAACCTCGCCGAGGTCATCTCGATGCCCGACGAGTGGGAGTATCCCTGGTTTGCGACCTGGGACCTGGCCTTCCACACCGTGCCGCTGGCGCACGTCGATCCGGCCTTCGCCAAGTTCCAGTTGCTGCTGATGTGCCGCGAGTGGGCGATGCACCCCAACGGGCAGCTGCCGGCCTATGAGTGGAACTTCTCCGACGTCAACCCGCCGGTGCACCCGTGGGCGGCGTGGCAGGTCTACAGCATCGACGGCAACCAGGACCGCGACTTCCTGCAGCGGATCGTGCTCAAGATGCTGCTCAACTTCCCATGGTGGGTCAATCGCAAGGACGCTGACGGGTCCAATGTCTTTGAGGGCGGCTTCCTCGGGATGGACAACGTCGGGCTGTTCGACCGCTCCGACGAACTGCCCGGCGGTGGGCGCCTGGAGCAGGCCGACGCGACCGCGTGGATGGGGATGTTCTGCCTGCGGATGCTGCGGATGGCGGTGGAGCTGGCCCGTGAGGACCCGGCATGGGACGAGGTCGCCACCAAGTTCCTGGTGCACTTCCTGGCCATCGCGGAGACGATGGAGGACATCGGCGCCGACCACACCTCGCTGTGGGACCCGGAGATGCGCTTCTTCCAGGACGTGCTCGTCGAGAGCGACGGCACGGCACACCGTATGCCGGTCCGCTCGATGGTCGGGCTGCTGCCCCTGACCGGGGTGTCCATCCTGCCCAACTGGGTGGCCCAGGAGCTCCCGGACCTGACCGACTTCCTGCGCGGATGGACCGAGCGGCGTCCTGAGTTGCAGGATGCGTTGCTGCACACGAACTTCCACGGCTACTCGGTCCGCACGCTGTCAATGCTCAGCCAGGAGCAGCTTGGCTCGTTGGTCGGTTACCTGCTCGATGAGGGCGAGTTCCTGGCGCCGCACGGCATCCGCTCGCTGTCCGCTGCGCACCGGGAGGGCCTGACGGTCCGGATCGGCAACGATGAGCTCGGCCTGCGCTATGAGCCTGCGGAGTCCCGGTCCGGCATGTTCGGCGGCAACTCCAACTGGCGAGGCCCGATCTGGTTCCCGGTCAATGCCATGCTCACGGATGCCGTGCGGATCTATGGCCGCGGAGCCGGGATCGACATGCGGGTCGAGTTCCCGACCGGCTCCGACAACCGGCTGTCGTTGACCGACGTCGCGACCGAGATCGAGCAGCGGCTGGTCTCGTTGTTCCGCCCCGGACCGGATGGGAGGCGGCCGAGCACGCCGATCCATCACCCGAGCGGACCGCTGTGGGACGTGCACCCGACGTTCAGCGAATACTTCAACGGCGACAACGGCACCGGCCTCGGCGCCTCGCACCAGACGGGCTGGACGGCCATGGTTGCCCACTACATCTGTGCGCCGGACGGGATCACGAACCGCTGA
- a CDS encoding isopenicillin N synthase family dioxygenase — MTDHLPVLDLSLADDPATAAQFREQLREATHDYGFFYLVGHGIDPSLTGDIISVAREFFALPEADKLEIENVTSPHYRGYTRVGGERTQGKVDWREQIDIGPERAAVPSGPAVPDYWALQGPNLWPTALPRVREVVETWNASLSGVATRLLAEWAESLEQPRDVFDATFGDTPATLTKVVRYPGRVEGGTTQGVGWHNDPGVLTLLYVEPGKAGLQVERHGEPLDAPPIEGAFIVNIGEMLEWATDGYLKATNHRVLAPEPGTDRISVPYFHNPALDATFPKLTLPEELAAQAPGVTLDESNPILGVYGENLLKSRVRAHPDVTEVHHPHLSPPQQRTA, encoded by the coding sequence ATGACCGACCACCTGCCCGTCCTCGACCTCTCTCTTGCCGACGACCCCGCCACTGCCGCCCAGTTCCGGGAGCAGTTGCGCGAGGCCACCCACGACTACGGCTTCTTCTACCTCGTCGGACACGGCATCGACCCGTCCCTGACCGGCGACATCATCAGCGTCGCCCGAGAGTTCTTCGCCCTCCCCGAGGCCGACAAGTTGGAGATCGAGAACGTGACCAGCCCGCACTACCGCGGCTACACCCGCGTCGGCGGGGAGCGCACCCAGGGCAAGGTCGACTGGCGTGAGCAGATCGACATCGGTCCCGAGCGTGCCGCCGTCCCGAGCGGCCCGGCGGTCCCGGACTACTGGGCGCTGCAGGGGCCGAACCTGTGGCCGACGGCGCTCCCGCGCGTGCGGGAGGTTGTCGAGACCTGGAACGCGAGCCTGTCTGGGGTGGCGACCCGCCTGCTGGCCGAGTGGGCCGAGTCCCTAGAGCAGCCCCGCGACGTCTTCGACGCGACCTTCGGTGACACCCCGGCGACCCTGACCAAGGTGGTGCGCTATCCGGGCCGGGTCGAGGGCGGCACCACGCAGGGTGTCGGGTGGCACAACGATCCCGGGGTGCTGACCCTCCTCTATGTCGAGCCAGGCAAGGCCGGCCTGCAGGTCGAGCGACACGGGGAGCCGCTGGACGCTCCGCCGATCGAGGGAGCCTTCATCGTCAACATCGGCGAGATGCTCGAGTGGGCCACCGACGGCTATCTCAAGGCCACCAACCACCGTGTCCTAGCACCGGAGCCGGGGACGGACCGCATCTCGGTGCCCTACTTCCACAACCCCGCGCTCGATGCGACCTTCCCGAAGCTCACGTTGCCCGAGGAGCTGGCCGCGCAGGCACCTGGCGTCACGCTCGATGAGAGCAACCCGATCCTGGGTGTCTATGGGGAGAACCTGCTCAAGAGCCGGGTCCGGGCCCACCCCGATGTCACGGAGGTGCACCACCCGCACCTGTCACCGCCGCAGCAGCGCACCGCCTGA
- a CDS encoding HNH endonuclease signature motif containing protein, with protein MKSSGVDTTAGQDLAGVDLPGVDLPGSDLPGSDLPGSDLPGAEGEVVAGFGAWEAAVRTDLGEAGDPESAQFWALVAQIDQAEAEADAGADGGLVGGGRWVDPAQELMVGLAGAGANLARASAVDAEDLVRVFEPGIVSALETVGRVRAQVEGLGFALAVEASTRGLPTQVGLTLGEWLRVRCPWISRQEGAQIADIVRAGKTPWGTQLGADVAAGITPVRRAWRVAKTMFRLAGCLQVDQQIDYAQIATSAAANPDITDPELELVCKKLLIDLLDKKPREDAKRFAHELRCVSRRPLATGLTRLTIDAPDADAALLEGVLNGPLAAPAPAQDGTPDQRSWGQRAYDALIMVINRGMSNPGSPPSSGRASVMITIKADPTTGKPVGAGVTALGQILDPEQVGRFACTGDVTPIALGDYGEPLSLGRTVRLATPGQFKALLVRDGGCTFAGCTVPGTYCDAHHLAWWSREGGTDILNLVLLCPRHHTLVHDKDLTATIRGSNVTWHL; from the coding sequence ATGAAGTCATCGGGAGTCGACACCACGGCCGGGCAGGACCTGGCCGGTGTCGACCTGCCCGGTGTCGACCTGCCCGGTAGCGACCTGCCCGGTAGCGACCTGCCCGGTAGTGACCTGCCCGGGGCTGAGGGCGAGGTGGTGGCGGGGTTCGGGGCGTGGGAGGCGGCGGTGCGCACCGACCTCGGTGAGGCTGGTGACCCGGAGAGTGCGCAGTTCTGGGCGTTGGTCGCCCAGATCGACCAGGCCGAAGCCGAAGCCGATGCCGGCGCTGATGGCGGCTTGGTGGGTGGGGGTCGGTGGGTGGACCCGGCCCAGGAACTGATGGTTGGGTTGGCCGGGGCCGGTGCCAACCTCGCCCGAGCCTCCGCGGTGGACGCTGAGGACCTGGTGCGGGTCTTCGAGCCCGGGATCGTCTCCGCCCTGGAAACGGTCGGGCGGGTCCGGGCACAGGTCGAGGGCCTGGGGTTCGCCCTGGCCGTGGAGGCCTCCACCCGAGGGCTACCCACCCAGGTCGGGTTGACGTTGGGCGAGTGGCTGCGGGTGCGCTGCCCGTGGATCTCGCGCCAGGAAGGCGCACAGATCGCCGACATCGTCCGGGCCGGGAAAACACCCTGGGGCACCCAGCTGGGCGCTGACGTCGCAGCCGGGATCACCCCGGTGCGGCGGGCGTGGCGGGTGGCCAAGACCATGTTCCGCCTCGCCGGATGCCTCCAGGTCGACCAACAGATCGACTACGCCCAGATCGCCACCAGCGCCGCAGCCAACCCCGACATCACCGACCCCGAGCTGGAACTGGTCTGCAAGAAACTGCTGATCGACCTGCTCGACAAAAAACCACGCGAAGACGCCAAACGGTTCGCACACGAACTGCGGTGCGTCTCCCGCCGCCCGCTAGCCACCGGACTGACCCGCTTGACCATCGACGCCCCCGACGCCGACGCCGCCCTGCTCGAAGGAGTCCTCAACGGACCCCTCGCCGCCCCCGCCCCCGCCCAGGACGGCACCCCCGACCAACGGTCCTGGGGACAACGGGCCTACGACGCCCTGATCATGGTCATCAACCGCGGCATGTCCAACCCCGGTTCCCCACCCTCCAGTGGGCGGGCCTCGGTGATGATCACCATCAAGGCCGACCCGACCACCGGCAAACCCGTCGGTGCCGGCGTCACCGCCCTGGGACAGATCCTCGACCCCGAACAAGTCGGACGCTTCGCCTGCACCGGAGACGTCACCCCCATCGCCCTCGGCGACTATGGCGAACCCCTCTCCCTGGGCCGCACCGTGCGGCTAGCGACCCCGGGACAGTTCAAAGCCCTCCTCGTACGCGACGGCGGGTGCACCTTCGCCGGATGCACCGTGCCCGGCACCTACTGCGACGCCCACCACCTAGCCTGGTGGTCCCGCGAAGGCGGCACCGACATCCTCAACCTCGTCCTACTCTGCCCACGACACCACACCCTCGTCCACGACAAAGACCTCACCGCCACCATCCGAGGATCCAACGTCACCTGGCACCTCTAA
- the hflX gene encoding GTPase HflX: MTNTEMNRTADASTVDDASTTETSHTDARHTREVEADRVRLLDRRADALNADPGDPTYDEGLQDFDGEQFDREEREALRRVPGLSTELEDVTEVEYRQLRLERVVLGGIWTEGTQTDAENSLRELAALAETAGSTVLEGLIQRRTNPDPATYLGSGKAQELRDIVIAEGADTVIIDGELGPSQRRALEDVVKVKVIDRTALILDIFAQHAKSREGRAQVELAQLQYLLPRLRGWGESMSRQAGGRVAGGEGIGSRGPGETKIELDRRRINQRIAKLRRDIKGMKTKRDTKRASRKVNQVPSVAIVGYTNAGKSSLLNRLTGAGVLVQDQLFATLDTTVRRAESSDGRTYTLTDTVGFVRSLPHQLVEAFRSTLEEAADADLLLHVVDGAHPDPEGQIVAVHEVLADVDAGDIREIIAVNKADVADPDVLDRLQRAYPDVAIVSARTGQGMEALIAMVEAALPRPEIEVDVLVPYDRGDLVSRLHAEGDVLTEEHTAEGTRVTAKVAQDLHGALGSYAV, translated from the coding sequence ATGACGAACACTGAGATGAACCGCACCGCCGACGCCAGCACGGTCGACGACGCCAGCACCACCGAAACGTCCCACACTGACGCACGGCACACCCGCGAGGTGGAGGCCGACCGGGTCCGCCTGCTGGACCGGCGGGCTGATGCCCTGAACGCCGACCCGGGCGACCCGACATACGACGAGGGCCTGCAGGACTTTGACGGTGAGCAGTTCGACCGCGAGGAGCGCGAGGCGCTGCGCCGCGTGCCGGGCCTGTCCACCGAGCTCGAGGACGTCACCGAGGTCGAGTACCGCCAGCTGCGCCTCGAGCGGGTCGTGCTGGGCGGCATCTGGACCGAGGGGACGCAGACCGACGCTGAGAACTCGCTGCGCGAGCTCGCGGCCCTCGCCGAGACGGCCGGCTCGACCGTGCTCGAGGGTCTGATCCAGCGCCGCACCAACCCCGACCCCGCGACCTACCTGGGCTCGGGCAAGGCACAGGAGCTGCGCGACATCGTGATCGCCGAGGGCGCGGACACCGTCATCATCGACGGCGAGCTGGGTCCTTCTCAGCGCCGCGCCCTGGAGGACGTCGTCAAGGTCAAGGTGATCGACCGCACCGCGCTGATCCTGGACATCTTCGCCCAGCACGCCAAGTCCCGGGAGGGCCGGGCGCAGGTCGAGTTGGCGCAACTGCAGTACCTCCTGCCGCGCCTGCGCGGCTGGGGTGAGTCGATGTCCCGCCAGGCAGGTGGGCGGGTCGCCGGCGGTGAGGGCATCGGCTCGCGCGGACCGGGTGAGACCAAGATCGAGCTGGACCGTCGACGGATCAACCAGCGGATCGCCAAACTCCGGCGCGACATCAAGGGGATGAAGACCAAGCGCGACACCAAGCGGGCCTCCCGCAAGGTCAACCAGGTGCCCTCGGTCGCGATCGTCGGCTACACCAACGCTGGCAAGTCCTCCTTGCTCAACAGGCTGACCGGCGCCGGTGTCCTGGTGCAGGACCAGCTGTTCGCGACGCTGGACACCACGGTCCGCCGGGCAGAGAGCTCCGACGGGCGGACCTACACGCTCACCGACACGGTCGGGTTCGTGCGCTCGCTGCCGCACCAGCTGGTCGAGGCCTTCCGCTCCACGCTGGAGGAGGCCGCCGACGCCGACCTGCTGCTGCACGTGGTCGACGGTGCCCACCCCGACCCCGAGGGTCAGATCGTGGCGGTGCACGAGGTGCTCGCCGACGTCGACGCCGGTGACATCCGCGAGATCATTGCGGTCAACAAGGCCGACGTGGCCGACCCCGACGTGCTGGACCGGCTGCAGCGGGCCTATCCCGACGTCGCCATTGTCTCGGCGCGCACCGGGCAGGGGATGGAGGCGCTGATCGCCATGGTCGAGGCGGCGCTGCCACGACCCGAGATCGAGGTTGACGTGCTGGTGCCCTACGACCGCGGCGACCTGGTCAGCCGGCTGCACGCCGAGGGTGACGTGCTCACCGAGGAGCACACAGCCGAGGGGACCCGCGTCACCGCCAAGGTGGCCCAGGACCTGCACGGCGCACTTGGCTCCTACGCCGTGTGA
- a CDS encoding class I SAM-dependent methyltransferase: MPQDHYFSAEPASPSELRERRVVLAGRSVTVQTAGGIFSPDGIDKGTAVLLRHAPAPPSTGTFLDLGCGWGPLALTLALHSPDATVHAVDVNQRALDLVRRNAAALGCAVATGTPDEVPGDTAYDLIWSNPPIRVGKAVLHEMMRTWLPRLAPSGQAWLVVQKNLGADSLQKWLASEFPDLAVDRPATSGGFRLIRVARP; encoded by the coding sequence ATGCCTCAGGACCACTACTTCTCCGCCGAACCCGCCTCGCCCTCCGAGCTGCGCGAGCGCCGCGTCGTGCTCGCCGGGCGCTCCGTCACCGTGCAGACCGCGGGTGGGATCTTCTCTCCCGACGGCATCGACAAGGGCACGGCCGTGCTGCTCAGGCACGCCCCGGCGCCCCCGTCGACGGGGACCTTCCTGGACCTCGGCTGCGGCTGGGGGCCCTTGGCCCTGACCCTGGCCCTGCACTCCCCCGACGCCACGGTGCACGCCGTGGACGTCAACCAGCGGGCGCTGGACCTGGTGCGCCGCAATGCAGCAGCCCTCGGGTGCGCGGTGGCCACCGGGACACCGGATGAGGTCCCCGGCGACACGGCATACGACCTGATCTGGTCCAACCCGCCGATCCGGGTCGGCAAGGCCGTCCTGCACGAGATGATGCGCACGTGGCTGCCCCGACTGGCGCCGAGCGGACAGGCCTGGTTGGTGGTGCAGAAGAACCTCGGCGCCGACTCGCTGCAGAAGTGGCTGGCCAGTGAGTTCCCGGACCTGGCGGTGGACCGTCCGGCCACCAGCGGCGGGTTCCGGCTCATCCGGGTGGCGCGTCCCTGA
- a CDS encoding cupredoxin domain-containing protein, producing the protein MSVSTPRPSLNTPRPNTPRPSQPIGRRLAAAVLTLGILPAVLSGCSGGDETDTPEITVEEGAALITIVDFDYETTGTIEPGAEVTVHNEDNVGHTVTSDEDGLFDVEVGPGETVTFTAPDEPGEYSYYCIPHPSMVSVLTVG; encoded by the coding sequence ATGAGCGTCAGCACACCCCGCCCGAGCCTGAACACACCCCGCCCGAACACACCCCGCCCGAGCCAGCCCATCGGTCGCCGCCTCGCCGCTGCGGTCCTGACCCTCGGCATACTGCCGGCAGTGCTGTCCGGCTGCTCCGGTGGTGACGAGACGGACACACCGGAGATCACCGTCGAGGAGGGCGCCGCGCTGATCACCATCGTCGACTTCGACTATGAGACCACCGGCACGATCGAGCCCGGTGCCGAGGTGACCGTCCACAACGAGGACAACGTCGGCCACACCGTCACCTCGGACGAGGACGGGCTGTTCGACGTGGAGGTGGGGCCGGGCGAGACGGTGACTTTCACGGCCCCGGACGAGCCGGGGGAGTACTCCTACTACTGCATCCCGCACCCGTCGATGGTCTCGGTGCTGACGGTTGGGTGA
- a CDS encoding MFS transporter, whose protein sequence is MPSRTPDPSHNSGPAAPSGRQSDRPLILSNAIDASGRTVADLATDFLAVVVLGATAAQMGLLNALGTLAFLVLGIPIGVLVDRSPTVRLLLASGLLRAALLGSLVLAWGLDALTLLHLYAVATLAGTAAVVVETTQTAIAPRVVGAAGVSRLVSRMQSAESLISLVVPALAGLLVALAGAGTTLAVAAALTALAALVVLRLRVGDTAEAAQEASAAQEASAVHAEDPSSALSRFFREAAVGWSTLRERRTLWRLTLGSMLVNLGLAVHSAVEVVLVLRELDLGPTVLGLLVSAGGVGGLLGSLVAVPLGDRLGTPRALRGCVLLLAPVAALTLTALLDQDRATTWLLAGSFLWGVAIVAYNVLLSGIAAELTPTDLMGRVSATRRTLTMGIVPIGGIVGGLLADEAGMIATITAWLVLNAIAGVVVATTPFSHAHTRTGPGR, encoded by the coding sequence ATGCCTTCGCGCACCCCTGACCCGTCCCACAACTCCGGCCCCGCCGCGCCATCCGGTCGACAGTCCGACAGGCCGCTCATCCTGTCCAACGCAATCGATGCGTCCGGTCGCACCGTCGCCGACCTGGCCACCGACTTCCTCGCCGTCGTGGTGCTCGGTGCCACCGCCGCCCAGATGGGGCTGCTCAACGCCCTCGGCACCCTGGCCTTCCTGGTCCTGGGCATCCCCATCGGGGTGCTGGTCGACCGCTCTCCGACCGTCCGCCTGCTCCTCGCGTCCGGACTGCTCCGGGCGGCCCTGCTGGGCAGCCTCGTCCTCGCCTGGGGGCTCGATGCCCTCACCCTGCTCCATCTGTATGCCGTCGCGACCCTCGCCGGGACCGCCGCCGTGGTCGTCGAGACGACCCAGACGGCGATCGCCCCCAGGGTGGTGGGTGCCGCCGGGGTGTCCCGACTCGTCTCCCGGATGCAGTCCGCAGAGTCTCTGATCTCCCTGGTGGTGCCCGCGCTCGCCGGTCTGCTCGTGGCCCTCGCCGGCGCCGGGACGACCCTGGCGGTGGCCGCCGCGCTCACCGCCCTGGCTGCCCTGGTGGTGCTGCGGTTGCGCGTAGGTGACACCGCCGAGGCGGCCCAGGAGGCGTCGGCGGCCCAGGAGGCGTCGGCCGTCCACGCGGAGGACCCGAGCAGTGCCCTGTCCCGGTTCTTCCGTGAGGCAGCGGTGGGGTGGTCGACCCTGCGTGAGCGCCGCACCCTGTGGCGGCTCACCCTCGGCTCGATGCTGGTCAACCTGGGCCTGGCCGTGCACTCCGCGGTGGAGGTCGTGCTCGTGCTGCGTGAGCTGGACCTCGGCCCGACGGTGCTCGGGCTGCTGGTCTCGGCCGGAGGCGTCGGTGGGCTGCTCGGGTCGCTGGTGGCGGTCCCGCTCGGTGACCGACTGGGGACGCCGCGGGCGCTGCGCGGCTGCGTCCTGCTCCTGGCTCCGGTCGCGGCGCTGACCCTGACCGCACTGCTGGACCAGGACCGGGCCACTACCTGGCTGCTGGCTGGATCCTTCCTCTGGGGAGTGGCGATCGTGGCCTACAACGTGCTGCTGTCCGGCATCGCCGCGGAGCTGACCCCGACCGACCTGATGGGCCGGGTGTCCGCGACCCGGCGCACGCTGACCATGGGCATCGTGCCGATCGGCGGGATCGTCGGCGGTCTGCTGGCCGACGAGGCGGGCATGATCGCCACCATCACGGCCTGGCTCGTCCTCAACGCGATCGCAGGGGTCGTGGTGGCGACGACCCCGTTCTCCCACGCGCACACCCGGACCGGGCCAGGGCGCTGA
- the miaA gene encoding tRNA (adenosine(37)-N6)-dimethylallyltransferase MiaA: protein MPGNVSEPLPVVAIVGATATGKSDLGVALAQRLGGEIINADASQLYRGMDIGTAKLTCGEREGITHHQLDVLDVVEEASVAAYQVAARADLAAIRGRGHLPIIVGGSGLYVRALLDRLEIPPTDPQVRARWEAELAHAGVGALYARLRATDPEAADRIEPRNGRRIVRALEVIELTGRPFSATLPRREYAVPSLQLGLTAERAVLDTRISRRVDRMWEQGLVAEVRSLEGQGLRSGRTASRAIGYAQVLALLDGEADEGSARADTVAATRRLVRRQESWFRPDPRITWLPHDADDLLDRAVGAVLALQSHEP from the coding sequence GTGCCAGGGAACGTCTCCGAGCCGCTGCCCGTGGTCGCCATCGTGGGGGCGACCGCCACGGGCAAGTCAGACCTGGGGGTGGCGCTGGCCCAACGGCTGGGCGGGGAGATCATCAACGCCGACGCTTCCCAGCTCTATCGCGGCATGGACATCGGCACCGCCAAGCTCACCTGCGGCGAGCGTGAGGGGATCACCCACCACCAGCTCGATGTGCTGGACGTCGTCGAGGAGGCGAGCGTCGCGGCATACCAGGTGGCGGCCCGGGCCGACCTCGCCGCGATCCGCGGACGCGGCCACCTGCCGATCATCGTGGGAGGGTCCGGTCTCTATGTCCGGGCGCTGCTGGACCGCCTCGAGATCCCACCGACGGATCCGCAGGTGCGGGCCCGGTGGGAGGCCGAGCTGGCGCATGCGGGGGTCGGGGCGCTGTATGCCCGCCTGCGTGCCACCGATCCGGAGGCGGCCGACCGGATCGAGCCGCGCAACGGCCGCCGGATCGTGCGGGCCCTGGAGGTCATCGAGCTGACCGGCCGACCGTTCAGCGCCACCCTGCCGCGGCGGGAGTATGCCGTCCCGAGCCTCCAACTCGGCCTGACCGCTGAGCGTGCCGTGCTCGACACCCGCATCTCCCGGCGTGTCGACCGCATGTGGGAGCAAGGGTTGGTGGCGGAGGTGCGCTCGCTGGAAGGTCAGGGTCTGCGGAGCGGACGCACGGCGTCGCGGGCCATCGGCTACGCACAGGTGCTGGCTCTCCTCGACGGTGAGGCCGACGAGGGAAGCGCCCGGGCCGACACCGTCGCCGCGACCCGACGCCTGGTGCGCCGGCAGGAGTCATGGTTCCGACCCGACCCGCGGATCACCTGGCTGCCGCACGACGCGGACGATCTGCTCGACCGGGCCGTGGGCGCGGTCCTCGCGCTGCAGTCCCACGAGCCTTAG